One Microbacter margulisiae genomic window carries:
- a CDS encoding IS5 family transposase produces MYLVLDKDTINKEIVPFIPVPKRGFRTKCDIAEIVNCILYKLKTGCQWHMLPVKSLFSNVVLHYKTVFGYFRTWCKSGVLQQIWFGLLNKYRASLDMSSVDLDGSHTPALRGGEQVAYQGRKKRKTTNALYLTDRQGIPLAISDPIEGNHNDLHQIKERFTDIIDSLNNSDIRVDGLFLNADAGFDSAEFREFCSSHEIIPNIAINWRNAAHTDDIFFDELLYQQRYCIERTNAWMDSFRSLLNRFDVTCSSWQSFNLIAFIVILLKKITKQKKSR; encoded by the coding sequence ATGTACTTAGTACTCGACAAAGATACAATAAATAAAGAAATAGTGCCATTCATCCCTGTACCCAAGAGAGGGTTCAGGACAAAGTGTGATATCGCCGAGATTGTTAACTGCATATTGTACAAATTAAAAACAGGTTGTCAATGGCATATGTTGCCCGTTAAAAGTTTATTTTCTAATGTCGTATTGCATTATAAGACTGTTTTCGGTTATTTTCGTACATGGTGTAAATCAGGAGTGTTACAACAAATCTGGTTTGGTTTATTGAATAAATACAGAGCCTCATTGGACATGTCCAGTGTTGATTTGGATGGCAGCCATACCCCCGCATTACGTGGAGGAGAACAGGTTGCTTATCAGGGTCGGAAGAAAAGGAAGACTACCAATGCTCTTTATCTTACAGACAGACAAGGTATCCCATTGGCCATATCAGACCCGATAGAAGGGAATCACAATGATTTACATCAAATTAAAGAACGTTTTACCGACATTATTGATTCGCTGAATAACTCCGATATAAGAGTTGATGGTCTTTTTCTTAATGCCGATGCAGGTTTTGACTCTGCGGAGTTCAGAGAATTCTGTTCTTCCCATGAAATAATACCCAACATCGCTATTAACTGGCGTAACGCAGCACATACGGATGATATATTCTTCGATGAATTGCTCTATCAGCAACGCTATTGCATAGAAAGAACCAATGCATGGATGGATAGTTTCAGATCTCTATTGAACAGATTTGATGTTACTTGCTCCAGTTGGCAAAGCTTTAACCTTATCGCTTTTATCGTGATACTACTTAAGAAAATTACTAAACAGAAAAAGTCAAGATGA
- a CDS encoding LuxR C-terminal-related transcriptional regulator translates to MSALQILHHSIFSSHLCHVSPADYKTILIQYAQFLKGTRLSMLMIAIFDLHKGNYLYLDHRIQKLLGEPNRNSNDFKPHDTLYDHVHPDDLQDLHKADICCYQQFHSLPARERDHYGMGCHFRIRTASGSYLRMIRKVRPLEYDTYRNVWLLSVTFDLMSEAASGSIPAAWIFNIKTHEAEPLTGMGNGLWEPITPGCLKLLQLIRQGFSSHEITEHLHISKKTLYNQRSRILQGCGAKNMTQAIRYHEIMGTFQQ, encoded by the coding sequence ATGTCGGCCCTGCAAATCCTTCATCATTCTATTTTCAGTTCACACCTGTGCCATGTAAGCCCTGCCGATTATAAAACCATTTTGATCCAGTATGCACAATTCCTGAAAGGGACAAGGCTTTCGATGCTGATGATTGCTATTTTTGACCTGCACAAAGGCAACTACCTCTATCTTGACCATCGCATCCAGAAACTTTTGGGTGAACCGAACCGGAATAGCAATGATTTTAAGCCACATGACACACTCTATGACCATGTACATCCGGACGACCTGCAGGACTTGCATAAAGCGGATATCTGCTGCTACCAACAGTTTCACAGTTTGCCTGCCCGTGAGCGCGACCATTATGGCATGGGGTGCCATTTCCGCATCCGGACAGCTTCGGGCAGTTATTTGCGGATGATACGGAAGGTAAGGCCACTGGAATATGATACCTATAGAAATGTGTGGTTACTGTCGGTTACTTTCGACCTGATGTCCGAAGCAGCCAGCGGAAGCATTCCGGCTGCCTGGATATTCAATATAAAAACCCATGAAGCAGAGCCGCTTACCGGAATGGGAAATGGGTTATGGGAACCCATCACCCCGGGATGCCTCAAGCTGTTGCAGCTTATCCGCCAGGGATTTTCCTCACATGAGATAACCGAGCATCTGCATATCAGCAAGAAGACGTTGTATAACCAACGCAGCAGGATTTTGCAGGGCTGCGGTGCAAAAAATATGACGCAAGCCATTCGTTACCATGAAATCATGGGTACGTTTCAACAATAA
- a CDS encoding pyridoxamine 5'-phosphate oxidase family protein, translating into MRRKEKEITNQQVIEEILSKGEVCRIAMMDGNRPYLVPLNYGYDGHAFYIHSAQSGKKIELLKQNPEVCFEIEYGAMIVRHEESCKWSEKYRSVIGYATVEMITSFEEKKRGLDIIMAHNGRAGNNVYKEKQVEAIVILKLHIRQITGKQSGDWE; encoded by the coding sequence ATGCGAAGAAAAGAGAAAGAAATTACCAACCAGCAAGTCATTGAAGAGATTCTCTCCAAAGGTGAAGTGTGCCGTATAGCCATGATGGATGGTAATCGGCCCTACCTTGTTCCACTCAATTATGGATATGACGGACATGCCTTTTATATCCATTCTGCACAGTCGGGCAAAAAGATTGAGCTGTTGAAACAGAACCCTGAGGTATGTTTTGAGATCGAATACGGAGCGATGATTGTCCGGCACGAAGAGTCATGCAAATGGAGTGAAAAATACCGTTCCGTTATTGGCTATGCAACGGTTGAGATGATAACCTCTTTCGAGGAAAAGAAAAGGGGGTTGGACATTATCATGGCGCACAACGGGAGGGCCGGCAACAACGTGTATAAAGAGAAACAGGTGGAAGCTATCGTGATCCTGAAACTCCATATCAGGCAGATCACAGGCAAACAATCGGGCGATTGGGAATGA
- a CDS encoding transposase produces the protein MSTDKFQNKYRILSARASWHDYNGGDYFITVCTKNREHYFGEIRNDEMILSEIGKYAVENLKQINGHYPNCEIPLFVVMPNHIHAIVVIDFVETMCTSSLQSTPSANERWKNILVDEKMQSISARRGKLSTAMGGFKRAITRFSNENDIDFGWQSRFHDHIIRNQDEMNRIATYIENNVLMWKEDKIYTE, from the coding sequence GTGTCAACCGACAAATTTCAAAATAAATACCGCATTCTGTCAGCACGCGCATCATGGCACGATTATAACGGTGGTGATTATTTTATAACGGTTTGTACGAAAAACAGGGAACATTATTTTGGTGAAATAAGGAATGATGAAATGATATTGTCGGAAATCGGGAAATATGCGGTCGAAAACCTGAAACAAATCAATGGGCATTATCCCAATTGCGAGATACCATTGTTTGTGGTAATGCCCAACCATATCCATGCCATTGTGGTGATTGATTTTGTAGAGACAATGTGCACATCGTCTCTACAATCAACGCCATCTGCCAATGAACGATGGAAAAATATATTGGTAGATGAAAAAATGCAATCTATTTCAGCCAGACGTGGAAAATTATCAACAGCCATGGGCGGTTTTAAACGGGCGATTACCCGGTTTTCAAATGAAAATGACATTGATTTTGGTTGGCAATCCCGGTTTCACGATCATATTATCCGTAATCAGGACGAAATGAACCGCATTGCAACCTATATAGAAAATAATGTATTGATGTGGAAAGAAGATAAAATTTATACGGAATGA